Genomic window (Phacochoerus africanus isolate WHEZ1 chromosome 1, ROS_Pafr_v1, whole genome shotgun sequence):
CCCTGCACTTTGCCCTGGGGTTTGTGCTTTCGTTGCCAGTAATGTCCTGTCCTCCAGTAACATCCTCCCACGTGGGATGAGGCGGCTTTTGTGTCCTGTCCCATGGGATGATTAAACTAAAATGAAAGTAATGAGCGTTTCGTTCTGTTCCTCAAAGTCCTTCTTTGTCCACTAAGCTAACAGGGCTGGCATTTTCCTTTAAGAGCCTGCTACTGCTGTATCTTCAGTTTAATTGGTCCATGTGGGGTGGCCTTGGGAGGAATAAGGTAAATTGTGTTTCCCCACATTATTCTATCAGCTAACTCAACTTCATCTTGTTATACCTTACATGGAGTTGGTTtcttattggtttatttattccTAGCGCCCCAGTCAAAGAAATAGGAACCTATTCATATTGGGTCCACAGCTTTattttgctcagtgggataaattTAGTAACACCAGGGAGTAAAATGTTTTACTTGCTGGGGCTGAGCAGTGTaagattattattttgttttcttctcagagtCCTTAACTGCAGAAACAGCTGACACTGCCTGTCTTCACCTCAATTCCATTCTGACATATCAGAGTGTCTAAAGAGTTTCCTTAGAGTTTCTTTGCTTAGCTTTGACAGTTTCCAACATAGTTTGTACTAAGCACAAACACTAACTAATACACATAATCTCATGGCAGAATAGGTGTCTTAGTTTGAGTTCCTCCAGAAGACTCAGAGCTATGCAAGCAATTTATTTGGTGATCACAGAAAACAGGCAGGAGAGCAGAGAAGTAAGACAGGAGAAGGAAGATACCCCACGAAGGATGTTTAATCAAGCAAAAATAATTGGAACTTAATCACCTGGAGGAAGTCTGGGAGCCAGCATAAAACATACATTGTTCTAAGGGACAAAGGAACTTCTGGTACAAGGCCATAAATTCCCCCAGAACTTGCAGGCCACTGTTCTGAGCAGAGCAGCCTTCGGTGGCCAGGAGAGGCAGCCAGTGAAAGATACAGGGGCTGGCAGTTGGTACTGGCTACATGAAACTATAAGGCCACAAGGGGTATGGGTGGAGCCCCAACAGGTCCTGCACAATAGGTTTTTCTCAATTCTTATTAACAAGAAATTATTTCAGATGTTATAACATGGCATGATGGTGTGACTGTGCTTGTACCTTGCCAGCCCATATGTACTGGCATCTTTCATTAGTGACAGACCATAAACCTAAGTCCTTACAGCCCAATGACCCAGCTGGGCCAATGAAATAACTTCATGATTCCTGGTGATGCATAAAGTATAGTAACATAAGCttactaaattaaaaacataagctTTTAATTtatagtgagggagttcccactgtggctcagcagaaatgaacctgactagaatccatgaggatgcaggttcgatccctggcctcgatcagtgtgttaaggccctggcattgccatgagctgcagtgcaggtcgcagacagggctcagatcctgagttgctgtggtgtggcataggccagcagctgccctcgattcgacccatagcctgggaacttccatatgccacagaagtgaccctaaaaaaaaaaaaaaaaaaaggattaataaaaaataatttaaactgatAAACAAGTTTTTCATACTtttcaaaataacacaaaataaatggaatattaaaatttattttgtgacttaaaaacttaaatatgagacatgacaccataaaattcctataagagatcacaggcaaaacattctctgacataaatcacaccaatattttcttaggtcagtcttccaaggcaatagaaataaaaacaaaaataacaaataggacctaatcaaacttacaagcgtTTACGcaggaaagaaaaccataaacaaaatgaaaagacaacctacagaatgagaaaaaatatttgcaaatgatgcaaccaacaaggaccaAATTACCAAAATACATAagcagctcatacagctcaacaacaaaaaagcaaacaacctaactgaaaaatgctcagaagatctaaacagatgtttctccagagaagaaatacaaatggccaataggcacatgaaaaaatgctcaacattgctgaatattagagaaacacaaatcaaaactacaatgaggtaccacctcacactggtcagaacggccattattaaaaagtctacaaataacaaatgctggagaggatgtggagaaaagggaaccctcctacactgctggtggggatgtgaGTTgctacagctactatggagaatagtatggaggttcctcagaaaactaagcatagagctaccatatgatatagcaatcctacttctgggaatatatccagacaaaactataattcaaaaagatacatgcacttctatTTTCAGAGCAGCtgtgttcacaatagccaagacacagaaacaacctaaatactgatcaatagatgaatgaattaagatgtggtacatatatacaatagaataccactcggccataaaaaaggaacaaaataatgccatttgcagcaacatggatacaactagagagcgtctcacactaagtgaagtaagtcagaaagagaaagacaaataccatatgatatcacttatatgtggaatctaaaaaatgacgcTAAtgtgagttccccttgtggctcagtgggttaagaacctgacacagtatccttgaggatgcgcatttgatccctggccttactcagtgcatttaagatctggtgttgctgcataggtcacagatgcggttcagatctggtcttgtggttgtggcgtaggctggcagctgcagctcagattggactcctggcccaggaacttccatatgccacaggtgtggcagtaaaaagaaaaaaaaaatatgacacaaatgaatctatctacaaaacagaaacagattcatggacaaggagaacagacttgtggttgccgagggggagaaGGTTGTGGGAAGGATGGAGTCAGAGGCTGGGGTCAGTAGACCTAAGCCATTATACATGGAAGGGTTAAACAACAAGATCTTAcaatatagcacagagaactatatccagtatcctataataaatcataatggaaaagaatattttttaaaagtgtatctgtgtgtgtgtgtatatatacgtatatatatatctgaatcatttcgctgtacaacagaaattaacacattgtaaataaactatatgtgtgtgtgtttgtgtgtgtgtgtgtgtgtgtgtagtgtatGTATCCAGTTTTCAAACCCACTTCAGCAGAAAATGCTAGCTGAGAACCAAAATCTATCCTGCTTTTCTTCCTGGTTATTCAACCAGACCATATTTCCCTGCCTCCCTTGAAGTTAAGTGTGGCCATAACACTAAGACCTCTAGCCAGTGAAATTTGAGCAGAAGTGACATGTGTGGCCCTGCCAGGTCTGACTCATAAAACCTTCCAtacagagggagtgggatggattgggaatttggggttaacagatgcaaactattgcctttggaatggatcagcaatgggatcctgctgtgtagcactgggaaccatggccagtcatggagcatgataatgggaaaaaaaagaatatatacatgtatgtgtaactgggtcaccttgctgtacagtagaaaattgacagaatactgtaaaccagctacaatggaaaaaacaaaaatcattaaaaaaagaaaaaaagaaaagaaaacctcccaTACAAACTCCTCCATGCTCTTTACCCTAGACCCTAAATGCGATGGCGAGACACAGGACGACCGAAAATGGTAAAATCAAAGTTAGCCCACATCCTTTAATAAGTGTGTGAAACAATCTGGAATTACTCTCAACTTTTGCTTGAGCAAAAAACAAGCCATTGTTTTCAGCCATTACATTTTAGAGTAACCTGTTATATATCACTTTGGTCTACTCTAATTAGTACACCCAAACACCCATCCTTGGACCTCCACTGACCCTGGATGAAGAATCCTTGTTCAGGGGAAAATAGAGTAAAACATGGACATACAACACAAGGAAACTGGCCACTAGGATAACATTGGCCACACTTAAAATATGTACCAGAAACTCAGAAAGGCATatacatttgaaaagatttaGTTAGAAGCAACTAGAGAATTAAAATGACAGAGGTAGTTTTCTATCAGGCTAAACTGAGATTAGGACTCTAGCTTAGGAAGAGGATTAGATGAGCACAAAGTCCATGAAAGCTTGAGGTTTAGCTGGTGTCAATAGAGTCATCCAATGAAACATGGAATCATGGAACTGGAGATAAGAAGTTCCCTTATGCTATAATCAGAAAGTAATATGGGACATCTTTTACCCCAAGAATAATACTGTAGATCTTGAAAACAAATAGGATCCAGCAGGTTTTTGATAGATGGCCACTTCAATGGTCTGTGAAAAGGATGTTAATGTTCAGGATGTAATCTCAAGCTCTTTTAACCTTGATATAAAAAATTACTACATTCTCCACCCACTAAACAATAAAATTGTTGATCTTTGGTTAAATTCTGAAGGCTTGATCATtccacaagtatttattgagcaactactatgtTCTAGATATTGTGCTGAGAATACCTTGTGAATCAAGAAGGAggagatggaaaataataatttgttttcatctttttgccttttctagggccgctcccatggcatatggaggttcccaggctaggggtcgaatcggagctgtagccaccggcctacaccagagcaacgcgggatccaagccatgtctgcgacctatatcacagctcatggcaatgctggatccttaacccactaagcaaggccagggatcgaacctgcaatctcatggttcctagtcagattcgttaaccactgtgccacgatgggaactccggaaaataataatttttataagattataaaacatgctaaataagaaaaaaaaaatagagaagggcAGGGTATTAGGATGCCAAGGGGAAAGAAATGGCATTATGAAATGAGATGGTTCAAGGAGCCCTCTTTGAGAAGGTGAGGGGAAGGgtattccaggcaaagggaacagagCAAAAGCACTGGAGTGAGTGTGTCCCTGGCATGTTCATGGAGCCACAATGAGACCATTGTGTCTGTGGAGTCAGTGAGTTtgagggaagaggaaaataagGACAGGGGACAGACCAAGAAGGTCTTATGGGCCATTGGGAagactttttcttatattctggGAGAAGTGAGGAGACATTACACCTTTAAGAGAGGAAGGCCATGATATGACTTACATTGGCTTCTGTGTTGACAATGGGCTGTGGAGAAGCTGGGGGCCAGGGGAGCAAGCAGTATTTAGATGGCTCCTAAAGGAATCTGGGAAATATGACAGTGCTTTGGAATACGATGGAAGCAGTGAAGGTGGTGAGAAGTAGATTctggattatttgtcttttagggccacaccggcagcatatgaaagttccaagtcTAGGGCTCGAGTCAgaactagagctgctggcctataccacagccaaggcaacatgggatccaagctgggtctgcaacctacaccctagctcatggcaatgctggaaccctgacacactgagcaaggacagggattgaactcacatcctcatggatactagttggatttgtttccactgcaccacagtgggaactcctggattatgtTTTGAAGGTAGAATCAACAGACTTGCTAATAGATTGGATATGGggtggaaaaaagagagaaattcaaAAATGAGGAGGAGGTTTTTGCCCTGAGCAACTGAAATCCAGGAACTTGGACGAGCAGAACTTGGGAAAGACCAACAGTTCAGGTTAGGGCAGAGAAGGCTGACATGTCCATTAGACATCCACATGACAGGGTCAAGTAGGAAGCTTGTTTATATGAGGTGGGAGTTCAGGAGGGAAAGTCAGGTTTAGAAGCATAAATGTGGAAATTATCCATGCATAGATGGGGTTTAAAATCTCAAGATTAGCAGCAGATGCAATAAAGAAGTTactggtattaatttttttttcttctaaggaaTCCGTGAGCCATGGGTCAGCATTTTAAACGTAAAGGCTATGTGTCTTAATATCAGGATTCTTTTCCTATTTCAATCTTTACTTATCCCTTCTTCCCATCTTTCAAGACTGAGGTTGGTTCTCCTTTACTTTGCAGGGGAACAAAAGCAATGTGTTTAATTAGTCATATGGGGCTAGAAGGCTGGATTGGATTCTGACCTTGTCAATAGCATGTTACTCTGGGTAAATTAATTaacttctctgaggctcagttccTTATCTATAAACTGCAGGAGATAACAGTTATCTCACAGAGTTGATGTGAATATTCAGTGAGCTGATGTTATTAAAGCACCTAGTACTGTGCGTGGTATgtatatgtgctcaataaatataagaTTAAAACTCCAGGATAAGATATTGAATGATAACGTGAATGTGGATCTAATGTAGTTGGACCTTTGCTCTTGTTCTAGGATAGTGGCAGGTTCAAGTTCTTTTCTTGGAAGAGGTGGTTATAGGTGAGTACCCCACAATCATTTACAGTATTCTCTGCTCAGTTTAAGCTGATGCATTGTTTGTGATAATTGGTCCATTTcctacatatttaataaatgaatagaaaacattttttccccacatagtaATTGTAAGGTTGTCTGAGAAATactgattttaattaattaattaatttgctttttagggccacacccacagcatatggaagttcccaggctgggggctaaattggagctacagctgccagtcgataccacagtcacagcaatgtgggatccaagccgtgtctgcgacctacaccatagctcatggcaacaccagatccccgacccactgaacaagtgcagggatggaacacacatcctcatggatactagtcagattcctttctgatgcaccacaacgggaactctgagaaatattgattttaattaaCCTTCAGTTATGCAACACTACACTTTACCAGTTGAACTTAGGGGGCCCACTTACGTTTCAGTGGGGTGTTAGCATATCACTGAAGTATTACTGGTGGGTAATAGCGGTGGTGGAGGTAGATGCCACGGAAGTTATACCTCCCTGGTTGGTCCTCTTTACACCCTCAAGAGCCGCAGGCTATTCTTGGTTGTCCACTTGAGTCCATCCTCCATAGAGCAGTTGGAGGgggcttttaaaaatctgcacttgaggagttccttttgtggctcagcaggtgcaGGTTCCCGCcttggcctcacgcagtgggttaaggatccagtgttgctgcaggctacggcatagtttgcagatgagacttggatcccgagttgctgtggctgtggcataggccggcagctacagctccgattcaaaccctagcctgggaccttccatatgtcacaggtgtggcactaaaaagaaaagaaaaaagaatctgcattTGACCACATCACCACATCAATCCTTTACCTAAAACTCTTTTCTCCTTACCCAAACTATGACAGGCCCATGATCTGGCTCCTCCCCACAGTTCCAGCCACTGAGGGTCTTTGCTACCTCTGGGTCTTTATCTCATGCTGCCTCCTCTCCTTTGCATGGTTGGCTCCCGTTCCTCTTCTGGTCTCAACTTCAGTATCATCTCCTTAGATAGGTCCTCCCAGACCAACTAATCTATCATAAATTTGCCTATTAcctacttctggtgtctgcatcccctccccccttttttttctttttagggctgcacctgtggcatatataagttccaggctaggggatcaaatcagagcttgcagctgctggcctacaccacagccacagcaatgcaggatctgagccgcatctgtgacctatgccgcagcttgtggcaacaccagattcttaccCTACTGAGGGGGCCTCTTGGATACtatattgagttcttaaccctccagccacaataggaactccctccatccctttctttGTAGCCCTTGTTACAAGCTAATTGAATATGTGTAAATGTATCATATTATCTGACTCCTCTCCTGGACTGAAAGGTCCAACACGGCCAGGACTGTACCTGTTTTATTTACTATACCATCACACTAGCCTCTCCAATACTTGGCACAAGCAggcacacacacccaaaaaaaaattgttgaaaaatgACTTatacacctattttttttttttgtctttttgccttttctagggccactcccgtggcatatggaggttcccaggctaggggtccaatcggagctgttgctgctggcctatgccagagccacagcaacgcaggatccgagccacgtctgcaaactacaccacagctcacggcaacgctggatccttagtccactgagcaaggccagggatggaacccgcaacctcatggttgctagtcggattcgttaaccagtgcaccgtgacgggaactccctacacctattttttgtaatttctcttATTATTGACCTAAGCTGgaatttcattcattctctctctattGATCGGGCTTCTACGATGAATCAGGCACTGTTCTGGTTGCTGGGAAAGCAACAAtgaaaaaagcagacaaaactcCCTGCCCTCTGGCTGCTTTTTTACTGGTGAGTCAGGCATCGTTTTCTGTACGTATGTCCATTGTCATACTTTCTTGGTTCACTTTTTTTGCTCAGCATCCACTTGACCAAAGGGAGATAGGATCTGGTGGATAAATGCCCCCTCTTCTTCTTGCGTTTTATGCAATTCCCCAGAGAGAGCCTGCCAGTAGGACGGAGCCCAGTTGCTCACAGAAATGATCACCTAGATTACTCACCCTTGGATGggctttctctgcctccttgttTTGTGCTTTTCCAGTCGTGATTTGTTTTACTACCAATAGTCCAAGGGATCAATTCTCAAAAGTGATCACTGCCCTCAAGTCCTTCTCCAACACTGCTTTTGGGGAGAACCTGCACCAGAAAAGCTTTCTTTCATCAGGTTGTACATTTCTATCTTGGGTCCCTGGCTATATTTTGGATTCCCTACAAggcagggatcagatatgagagtttctttgtttctttgcttgtttttgtattttcccaCAGCTACTAATTCAAATAAGTATCAATAAACATATGTTGATTCTGATCTTAtttgacaaaaggaaaaatgcagtGGCTAggaagttctcatcgtggcgcagtggaaacaaatctgaccagtatccatgaggatgtgggtttcatccctggcctcattcagtgggttaaggatctggtgttgccatgagctgcagtgtaggttgcaaacgtggcctggatcccatattgctgtggctgtggtgtagactggcagctgtagctctgatttgacccctagcctgggaacctccacatgccacgagtgtggccctaaaaagcaaaagaaaaaaagaatgcagtggcTATCTTCGGCCCAGGGGAGGCTTAAGCTGCTTCTGGTGCAGAGGCCTCTGCCTGATGTTGGATGAGGCTGGGACCTGCTAGGGCAATTAgtgttttctcttctgtgtgcctgtccctccctcccatgGCCCTGCACTCTTGgcttgcagcagcagcagcagcagcagcagcagcagcagcagcagcagcagcagcagcagcaggttaTCAGCAGTTACAAGTAGCTCAGGGGCCATAGCTGGGGAAGCTGGTTCACTCCAGGGGTTCCACCTGCCACCTGCTTCTTCCAAGCTGGGGACACCAGAGGGAGATCAGCCTCTCTTCCTCACATGTGGGATACACAGTCTGTCATCTGGTGCTGGAAACCAAATGTCAAGCCCCTGGTCCCACAAGGTCAGCGACTccaaatgactgaatgaatgacttCAAAATTGTGTACCAACTTTGACTGAATCTCAGGGATATAGAGAGTGACAGGCAGCTGGTAAAGGTGCAAAGCGTATTGGTCATATTCAGCAGACAAGACTTGTAGTTATGGGTCTACCACTAATTTGATGCTGCTCTGGTCATGTACCACTTTTCTGCCCGCAGTTTCCTGAAAATGAGAAGGTTGGACTAGATGATCTCAAAGATCCCCCAGCTCTAGCATTCTTAAATTACAGAACTGGAAGGAACCTGATctgtcagttatacttcaaatagtctttttcttcttcttcttctttttcttcttcttaaaaaaCTCCTTGATGTTGGGAACAGCTCCATACCTGCTCTAAACCTACTAGAAGTCAGCTCCAGCACATTTGCTCTTCTAACTCCCAGGCAGCCATGCTCATTTGCATATGAACCTGGCATGTACTTGGTCATCTTgatcatttgttgttgttgttgttgtttttttagctCCACATgcttggcataaggaagttcccaggctaggggtcaaatcagagctacagctgccagcctatgccacagccacaacaactcaggatccgagcagtgtctgcgacctctATCACAGCtcacctgagtgaggccagggatcaaacccacatccacatagatactaatcagattcatttccactgtaccacaaagggaactccttgaccatgttttttatttgtttgtttgtttgttttgtaattgAAACTTTAAGgagataattatagattcacatcAGTCATGAGAATACACTTACTAATAATACACTTTGCCCAACTTCCCCTGATAACGTTTTGCAAAACTTAATATGGTATTGACATTCATACAATCCACCTATCTTACTCAATTTCCCCAGGTTTACTTGTACTTATGTGTAAgttctatatgaattttatcaCCTGTTTCTAAAGTCACAAGTactaaaagcagaaatagaccTGTGTTGTCCTTTTATACCACTTCTTGCCTTCCTCCCATCTCACCTCATCCCCTACTTGGTGACTTTTCAAAAtccttttatttggaaataatttcaaacttacagaaatgTTCCAATACATCCTATAACCAGATTCACTAACTGTTAACATGTTGTCCATTTACTTTATCGTTTTTTCCCTAGCAGCATATTTTTTCCTGAATGGCCTGAAGATAGGTTGCATACATcattcctcttttcccctttacAATACTTCACTGTGTATTTCCAAGAATAGGGATATTCTTGTACATGACCACAGTACAAGTCATCAGCATCAGCAAATCTAACATTgatttaaaactttaatcaacTATCAGGATTCCAATTTTATCCATTAGAATGTCCTTTATAgcatccttctccccaccccctccagaatCCAGGTTAGGACCAGGTATCACATTGAGTTGTCATGACTTTTTAGCACTCTTTAATCTGGAACATTTCCCAAGCCTTCTTCCGCGACATTGACGTTCTTGAAGAATACAGCcgttgcccattttttaatagatatttccTCATTTTGGGTTTGCCTGGGGTTTCATTATCCTTAGATTCGGGTTATACATTTTCCCTGGAAATACTGCATAGGTGATGTGTTCTCCCAGCATGACCTGCTTTTACTGATGATGTGAATTTTGCTGCAGGTCAAGGTGCTGTCCCTCTGCCCCtttgtatattaaatatttctctttctactAATAAGCCTAAACCATCTATAGGGAGACACATTAACCCAGGCAAATACCTGCTCCTCCAACAAATCCTCCCTAGGGttagcatccattgatgattCTTGCCTGAACCAATCTTTACTGTGTACTTTGTCTCTTCAAGTCTTGTGGTACTGGAAATCAGGTTTTCTCAGGTTTGGTTTCCTTGGGTCTTCGGTTCTGGTCTGCGTCTTCTCCAGGTCTTCCCAATGTCCTCTGTGACCTTTGGGCAGGGACGAGGTCAACGCTGTAGACTCAGCAGCCTCAACTGGAAATGAGGTCATGCGTGTTCCCAGTTAAACCGTCCAGCGGTGATTTGCATAATAGAGTAAGTAGCCTGTGAGCACTTACTTCCTGGATCATTTCCTGATCCCCCACACCTCTGTCCCCCTCCCTTTTTGGTGGCATTTTGTTCAGACTGCTCATCCATATTCCCCTCATCTCCTGGCTCAGTTCCACCCCGGCTTAAGTCTAAGGGTTGCCTTCCTAGGGGACGGCCTGGCCTGCAGGAACAGAACGCCTGGACTTACACTGCGTTCGTGGCAAAGTATCCGCGTGAGTTCCCTAAGACTGGCTGGACTGACATCGAGACGGGCTAGAAGTGTATAAGCTCTCGTTTGGGGCGCGGGTGGTGGAGTGTGATAGCTTGTCACGAACCAGGTATTTTTCCAGGGGCTTCTCCAGGCCTAGATCGGGTAAAGACTCTGGAGCGGGCCACCTGCCGCGACCGGAGAGGTAGGAGGGGCGCGGCTCCGGAAGGCTGGGGCACACTCCCGGCGGGCGTCCTGGAGGGCCACCCGCAGGTGGCGGCGCTGGCCTGCGGGCGGGGCCGGGGAAGGGGAGGGCTAGATGCGCGTCGGTTGGTGACGGCAGCGCGGAGGGGAGGTGCGAAGCGCCCGCCCGCTGAGAGCCATGGCGAGAGGCCGCGCAGCGGCGCCCGCTTCAGTACCCCGGTCCGCAGCAgcgcccccgcccgccgcccccgGGCCCACCCGGCCGCCGCCCCCGTGCACCCCAAGCCCCTGATCGCTGCGCGCTGTGAGCCAGGCGCCCCGGGAGAGGGGCCG
Coding sequences:
- the LOC125110452 gene encoding translation initiation factor IF-2-like, giving the protein MARHRTTENVACEHLLPGSFPDPPHLCPPPFLVAFCSDCSSIFPSSPGSVPPRLKSKGCLPRGRPGLQEQNAWTYTAFVAKYPRASPGLDRVKTLERATCRDRRGRRGAAPEGWGTLPAGVLEGHPQVAALACGRGRGRGGLDARRLVTAARRGGAKRPPAESHGERPRSGARFSTPVRSSAPARRPRAHPAAAPVHPKPLIAARCEPGAPGEGPRAEGRHGRERAGARAPRRPPRPGTRDL